The Oryza brachyantha chromosome 7, ObraRS2, whole genome shotgun sequence genomic interval ATCTTTGCCACCTCCTGCAGCTTTAATAGAACAGTTCGAACTGACACAATCGTTTCCATGTTTTGATTTGGAAATTATATTACTATTCGCTGGTAGATTCTCCTTGTCATCAGTACAAACATCAATTAATTCTGCAGTTTTTTGTCTTTTGCTGCTTCTTGCTTGtgaattttgtaatatttttgatCTATCCCGGATGGCTTCTTTTGAAAATGATCCATCAGCATCTTTGGTCCCATTTTCATTAGAACTCTGGAGATTCTGACCCAGTGTTTTCTGGTTACCATTTCTGGAACAATCTGAAGCTCTCTTCgaatatacaaatttaaattcagatACAAAGGTACTGCCGTTCTTGCAAGGCTCAGCACCAAAGCTGTTCTGCTGGACAGCAGATACTTTCCTCTTCGCAACTGCCTTTCGTGCTCTGTTTTTTGGTACAACACTGGGGCTGCAAGTTTCAGGGCCACCCATATTTGTGTTGCTAGAGTGTCTCTTAGGGCAAGATCTTGCATTTTCTGGAGGAATCACTTCCTTAAAATCTGACTTTGAAGACATAGAACCAGTGCTATTAGCAATTGGCGCATCAGGCATCTCGACATCAGCAGTTTGAGATACCTTCTCAGATGAACTCTTTCGATGTTCATTAGAACTTGAACAGCCAGGATTTTTCTTCATATATTTCTCTGCTAACTGAGTCTTCGAAAGTGTTAGTGATGTGTTCATCTCTGACGCATCCAGCAAGTTCTTGGTAGCCACATTAGTTGCTCTACTATATGGGATTTGTTCAGGAATGGATAATGTACATTCAACACTATTTGGACTAGCACAATTCCTTTCTGATTGCATCTTAATATTTTCACAAGAAACGACTTTATCACCATCAGACTTAAAAGATACAACCTCATCTTTGTTCCTTATAGATCTATTAGCTGATTTATTTGAGACATTCCCAAACCTCTTGCCACTGGCATTCTTCACTTTAGAAGTTTCTTCCTGGGGAATTGTTTCACATTCACTGAAGATTGCAGTATCTTGGATCTCTTTATGAACCGCTTTCATGTTTTGATGAAAAACCACATTACCAAATTCTGTGTAAGGAGCCACAGCATCAGTTTTGTTAACCAGTGACGCATCACTCATCTCAGTGTCCACATTTGGAAGAGAGGaacaataatttcttttatcaaCTTCAGAAACGGCAGAAGAGTTTACAGCACAACCTTTTTCAGACCCTGCCTCATGGAGTGCCAGTGAATTTCCTCTCAGCAATTTCTTACCCTTAGTAGAGCTTTCAGAAAGCTTTTCTCTTTCAACAGGCCTTGCAAGCTTCAAAGAAGCCCTCCGATAGATCAACAGGTTGCTTTTAAATGGGCCAGACTTTTCCTTCTCAGTTAAAATCACAGATTGGGTGGAGTTTCTACTCAGATCAGGAACTGTTGCTGGTTTAGAGGCACTTTCCATGTTTGGGAAAGGAATATTTGCGCTTCCAGTTTCTGAGCTTACTGATGGCTTCACACTGATTGAAGAAAGCACACTCGTCCTCCTCTGAGCAAGTGCGCTACCTGATTTATCCACCACCTTTACTACTTCATCGTCTCTCAGGCTTTCAGCATCAATAAGGTCACTAATTTTGTGATCACTTTTCATTGATGGAGAGATGGTAATTCTCTCAAAATTTTGTGGTGATCCTGTTGGTCGTAAATTAGCTTCTAGTGACACAGGCTTCCGGCAACATCTTCTATTGTAACTTAAGATTGGGGTATTCTTTGATGCTGCATTGCCTTTTAATCTCAAGTTAGCCTCATGCAATGTTAGCTTCCGTTCAACATTTGACTGATCAATTGCAGGATTAAGATCAGGTGTAGATCCACCATCCTGTTGGCCTACATTTCCACTCATATCTGATGACTGTAATGTTTTTGCTGAGAAAGTTTCTTTAGAAGGGGTTGGCCAAAGTGCACTGTTCACATTGTTCTGATTGGTGCTATCCAAACAATTTCCATCAATGGTCTCTGTGCCGTTCACCCACATAGCAGGTACCGTAGTTAATTGATGCACATGATGATCAGAACAAACTGTGCTCCCACCTATGTTGGAAATGCAATGGGCACCAGTACTAGCACTACGTGCACTTTTAACATCATCGTTAGCTTCATCTCTGTGGACCTGAGCTGCAGGAGCCTCTTCCTTGCAATCAAGAGGATGATGGGAAGATCCATGAGCATCAGGATTAGCAGAGGTAAGAATATCCTGTATGTCTGATTTACTGTTGACCAACTTTTTGCTTGAACCTCCTGCGTTCTTGATCGTCTCTGGAGTGCTGACGTGTCCTCCAGTAGCAATTTCTGCATTGCGAGAGGAGATAGTAGGACCTCGAATGGGTACTTGGCTATCAGGATCAGAAAGAGTTGTCATTCTAATCTCTCTAGTGCATGCGCTTCTAGTTACATGTTTATTACCAGATGAGCTTCTACcagcttcttcttcatcatcttcgGAGTCGTTGGCTTGTGCTGCCAGTATCTCTAATTCCCAACCACTGAATAAAGGAAATTACCGTAATTAGTTTCCAAGAACAACATTAGATGTATGCTTATGATAAGCAACATACAGAAAACTGAAGAATAAGCAGTTGTGGTCTTGTGGAACATGTACACCAAAAAGACACAATACATTGAGGAGACAATATGGCATTATATCCTTACCTTTTTGTATAATCATGAACTGGAAGAATTTCCCATGCCATTAAGCTGCAGCAGCAAACACGTGGGAATGGGATTTCAGCTCAAAGTAACAATGGTGCTTCAGTATTAAGAGTATGTGATTAAATGCACATACCAGTCTTCCATCCACTGATGATTAACCAGATTGATATTTTCCTGCTTGGCAACTTTATACTTCTCACCTAGCAGAGTTACAGAAAGGTGGTAAATTGCATTCAAATACTAGCACAATGGATATGCACAGAGCCAGACAGGAAAACAATCAGGCCCCAATTTCAGGAAATTATTCAGAGGTATGCATCAATTATGCAAACCAACCCAGtctatcaaaataaaatacatccaTATACTCAACATCCAATAGCCAGGAAAAACTAAAAGGTAAAACAAATGAGGTATCAGATCAACACATGGCCATATACAAGTATATTGATAAATCCTTTGGGGGTTAATTAGGAAAAGATTAACTGTAACATAAGTTTAGACAAAAATATGCAACCTCACAGAGAAAACGGTGTACCTTCAAATTTGTAGCAAATGAGATGGGTGACTTTGTGCGTTAAAGACTTGGAAAATTGTGCACCCATTAAATTAGCCATTTCCTATATTTAATAGTGAAACAAGGGTTAAAAGATGTGTAAACTGGCGAAGGAAAAATTGTAGTATCCAGACCTGAACATgagatagaaaataaaaatactaataccTACATGAAAAGGAATAGTAAAGAAACAGGTGCATGTGATcgacatatatatcatattaactGAAAGAACAATCAAATCAAATACGGCCTGTACAATGGAattgttgaaaataaaagcaGAAGTGTTTACCATTATGTCTTCACGCTTATTTTTTTGGTACCCTGTCAAGCAAATGCATAGTGATTTACTGCCCGGTATGCCACTCAAATCTCTCACTGGTCTATATAGTACCTGCGAGTGCAAAACAAGGAGCTTGAAATTGCCAAACTAATGAAGGGAATTTAAAAGACTCCACATAGCAAATAACTGTAACTGCACTAGAACATTAGGAATAGTTTTTTTGGCCTAGCCTGTTCAAAAtggaatacatttttttaggcTGATTGGCATATCGATTTTTTTAGGTTATGTCCATGGTGGATGTACACAGACCAGATTGACATATGGATGCAAATATAAAGTGAGGCTGACCCGGTCTGCATCGGCCAACTCTCCAAGATCCAAGGTATGTTCCACCCAGAGCTCGGATACGACCTTGTTGCCGTCCTTCCGCGCCGCCACGCAGATTGGGTTATCCTAGAGAAACCACCGGAGCAGTTGAGCACAAAACATCCGAAAACCAaagaagaagggaaaaaaaagcaggAGAATGGAAAATCGGGGATCCAACTGACGTATACGAGGCCGTGGACGATTAGGTGGGTGCAGCCTACGCCGTAGGCCCCGgcatcgacgccgccgcgccgcaccaTCTCCGACCGATACTGCACGGGAGCGCAtcgagtgagagagagagagtagcaCCACCGAGGTCCGACATGGAAATGCGAGGGCACCTGGGAATTGGAGAGGGTGTCGAAGCCGACGAGGGCGAAGCGGACTCCGGCGAAGAGGTCGCCGTCGGCATCGTCGCTGTCATATGCGAGCATGGCGAAgttggcggaggaggaggagggattAGGGTTGGGGAattcgccgccgcctgcctgacaatttcattttgatgcgggagggaaagaaaaattttgcGCGCGCGGTTTTTTTGGTACGGTGTGTGTCCGTCCTTGTGGGCCTACCTTACGGCCTTCTGGGCTGTGTTTGCAGCCCATTAAAACGTGACCTCCTGCCACTGAACGATTGATGAGTGTGTCAATCAACTGATCATGTGTCAGCTTGTGTCAAGATTGAGATTGTGACGAGACAGAGTTTGCGATTGGGCGCAAGACACCTCTAAAAAAGGGAAAATTACTGCTCCTAGTACAAAAGAATGATTGAGCTCATGAGAACATTTCCGATCGATTGCCAATAGACAAGAACCTCCAAGTTTAATTATTAGGACGAACGAACAAGAAACAGCAAAGATTCATACACATAATAAAGGAAACACGTCGATTCGTTTACTACAAGACAAGGTGGCCGGGTCGATCCACAACACTAGTAGAGTGGTGGTAGGCAAAGGCAAATGAAATTAGCAAGCAAGCAGCAGGGAatgaatggaaatgggaatgGAATGGAAGATGCATGTGATGTGATGTTATGTTAGCGGTGGAGGATGTGGGAGCACTTGGCCTTGACCCATCGGATGCCCCTGCGGATGGACGCCTTCACCTTCCCCTCCACCGCGTATGACTTGTATCcggccacccgccgccgccgcttcatCTCCGCCTCCGACACCCACCACAGCACAGCCACCttccgctcgccgccgccatacTGCACCACCGCATCCCCACCATAGGGCCGGTACGACGGCGCCATCCTATTCCTAGGCCTAGCTAGCTCaatggaatggaatggaagGAGGTTGGTCCTCGCCTCGGCCGCCCAAGAAGAAAGACTTTGCCTGCTGCTGCCGATCTGAATACGATACCATTCTTTGGTTATTTCAACACCGGGCATCCTATGCTCTTTTCCTTTTACAcccatctctctctttctatTCCGTacatttttaatgttttctatttttataacatatatattgcttttttttttctttctttaattgCTCTCGAGAGGGTAAATTTCGTCTTTTAAATAGAAGagacataaacataaaatcgATCGACTAGTGGACCGAAAAAGGATGAGAGGATATCTCCCTCTTCCTCAATCTGTTTCCTTCGATCTCATCACTCTTGGACGCATACGATTCCTTCCTTGCTCCAAAACCATGCTAGAATCTGGGGTCCTTTCTCAAAGACCGCACGCCATGGAATCGAAGTCGCTCACAATATTACTCTCTCTAATAGTGACAAAAACCAgtatatacacatattatgaTCTCTTCGTCTGGCAGCCAGTGAATGGACTTGTAATGCAGATTGTCAGTAAgacttcaaaagaaaagaaaataaataaggtATCTCAGACATACTACAGATGCTGATCTAAAAGCAGATTAAGAATTGTCCACGATGCCAGCCTTTCAAACACTAATCATTGGGCTCCCAGCCATCTCTGCATCATCTTCAGCTAAGGTCATATACAGTATTAAGGAAGCTCTAACCATGGGCTGGACTGCACATATTTCTTAACAAACACCATTTGATTGCACAATGTTCCTTTCCATCTCTCGCCCACAGCCCACAGATCCACGCCAAATTGAGCTCAGAATGCGTCGTTAAGaatgcattataatttaaacTATCCATACATCGAGTAACATGTTTTGTGGTTGTATAATCTTTTTAGCTGTTTATAATCGAAAGAATGACAACAATAGAGAAAAATTGTCAAGTCAATAGATGGCAGAATCTTCAGGTAAACATTTTTGCTATGTAACCGACGACGCCACCAACAAAGGAGTTGAAGCATGATGAGCAGCAGGTTCTCATGAGAAATGCTGGTTCCTGACCATCACAGGCATGGTTACAATGGCTAGGAAGAGGATGAGGCGTATTGACAACAAAATCCTCGTTGTGTGCGATCCCAGACAATGCTAAGATAGTGTGTGTTGCTCTCCGTGCAACATTCTTGAAATCAGATTGATCTGAAACATACAATTAAAACACAATACGGATAGGTTAGACAAGCTAAATATCCACTATATTTAGCAGAATTTACGAGTGCAACACAATTGCCTTTGCATTCAATTCAGGTGCCATGACCAATGGCCTCACACGATCAGGCACCATAAGAGAGAAGCAAAAATTCCTAACTATCAATGGTTCGATACTACTAATAATTAAAGAATGGTTACTTCAAAACATAACGACACTGATGTTCAACCgataaaaaaagacaagcaGAAAAGTATCTCCAGTAGGACCAGTACTTCCAGGTCAGCAGGTACAAAaccaggaaaaagaaaataaaagcacatattttctttttaccaaTGTCCTGATACAAGATTGGCCTAGCACAAACTCAAATAAGCATTTTGTTTTCTGGCAAGCCATTATACACACTATAACGCAAAGCAAAGCACAATTTCTTTGAGAAGAGACTACTAATCTTGGGGCAAACAATAAACAGCGAAGGGGACAAGGCAACCTACTACATCTTGTGTTATTTGATGGCCAAATTGGTtataaagcatatatacaaaatgtgCAAGCATTAAAATAATGATGACTGCAAATGGGTATACATACCCAAATTGAAACTTTAAAACAATGATGAGTGCAAATACGTATACATACCCAATGGGGACTGAGCACAGATTAGTTTGAGGTTCCTCTTGACAATAGGAATCAGTTGTTCCTTAGCACCTTCTGTTTGTTGGAAATTGCTTCCACCCCCATAGGTGCGTTCAATAAGACCCCTCGCTGGCTGAACAAAAGATGAACTACTCTGCTGGTTCTGCATAGAACCATCCCTGGAACATGATGGGTTCACTTCGTTTGGAGCGCATGTGCTCTGTGAACTTTGTTCATTCTCGGGTATTGTCCTGTCATGCTGAATGGGATTTTGCCACCCATTAGTTGCGATCCTTGGTCTAAATAGAAGGATGCGAATACGCCTGTTAAAGGCACGCCTTCTATCGAGAGTGGCATGCCTTCCAGTAGGAGTTGATACAGCATCTGCTGAAACAAGAGATTCTTCTCGCTTATCTTCATCAGGGGTTTCTCTTGGTGAGAGGTTTAGATCGAATCCTTGTAGAGAAGGTTGAGTGTTGATTGGCGGTGGTCTCTGGAACACTCCACTTGGTGTGGCTAACCCAAATGATACAGAACTGCTGTTGGCAGGGTTTGTATTATTTTCTCTGCAGTGAACCACCCTATCCTGTGTTTGAGCATTAGAGGGGCCCTCCCCACCAGATCGACATCCTCCACAGTACCAGTTTCCTTCTGGTACTTCTCTTCCTAGACCAACACAATAGGTATGTGCGGATGAATCACAAATATCACATAGTAGCATGAGGTTGTCATCACCACCACGATTGCACTCTATGCATACAACATTTTCATATGGATCCAACCAACGCCGCATTTCTTCCTCAGTGGGCTGATACACCTgatcaagaaagaaaaatggtacAACTGCATTTCAAAATTTGGAGATTCAGAAAAAAGCACCAATGTGACAACATGAAACTGCCCCAACCTTCTATAGTTACCATTTCTTGATGACAGTAATTCCAAGACTAACCATGGATCCATAACAATCAAAAGGCTTATATATGTTGCTCGTGATAGCTTAATTAATGTGGAAGCTAATTAAGGCCCTGTTTGTTTTGTGCCCTTGAAATCACGCCTGACTCAGGTGTCACTCCGAGGCGTTCAATTTCGAGCGTCTGCGGCCAGAATAACGTGCCTGAGCTAGAGCCCTCAGGCTAGGGCACAAAGCAAACAGGCCCAAAGTCTTCAACATGTGCAAATGTACCATGGTATCAAGGTTGAAAGTATAACAACTCCTGCCAAATATATGTGTGTACCAGAAAGGCTACTGGACGAGATTTATATGAGCATAAACCTATGACTACCAGCAACTTACATTACTGAACTCTGATTCAgaatagcaaaataaaagttatggATCAGTTATCCCTAAAATTCCATGGTATTTCATGTGAAACCTTTATCTGTAAAGGAACATTTTGGATGGATGGTCACTGGTCGAAACTAGAACACATACTGCTGAAAATAACAGCCAAATGTAAGAGTATAGAGGGTATAATCATAAGGGGTCAGATAGTCATGTCTCTTTGACAAACAGATGAGCTTCCAAGCAAGTGCTATCATAACGGATGATGGTTTTAATAGCTTGCAGGTATCAAATTGGATGACAATAAGACAAGTAAACCATTACCTGATCACGTTTTTCTACCCTAATGACAGCCTTCCTTGATCCGAGCCCTAGATCTGCCATTGATGACTTGGTTATTGTTGTGAATCGCCGTTTGCACAATGGGCACCTTGACTCCACCTTTGACCACTCCATGATGCAGGCGAAGCAGAAGTAATGTGCGCAGCAATTAAGCACACCCTGTATTGTAGCTTTCTGTTCTTCCGAGAGGCAAATCCCACATGTCTGTTTCCAAGCCTCTTCAGGCTCCTTCCCCTTCTCCCCCACTCTCCTTGCAAGAAAGGTGCGCCGTGGCGGGGTTGTAGGTGACTGCAGAACTGACTCTGGAGGCATAGAGACTTCCAGATCCTTGAGTTCCTGCTCTGATATGACATAATCAGAATCCGAGGATGACTCCGACCCAGATCCCCACCTCTTCCTGCCCTTCTTGCCCTTGATTTTTGCTGGTTCAGCGGCTGGCGCTTCCTTGTCTGCAGCTTCTTCATCAGATGTCACAAATTCAAAGTCTGATGTATCTGATTCGACCGCCGGCCATGTGCTTGCCTCAACATCCGGCTCCGGCGTGACATCCCTGGTCTTCTTAGCAGCCTTGGCCTTCTTCTTTGGCCGGTGaatctcctcctcttcctgaTCGTCGTCGACAATAAAATCGGCATCGTCCTCTTCATCGTCTTCGTAGTCATCGGCCGCCCATCGCTtcctccggcggcgagctgtGGTGGCCTTCTTAGCCTTTGGCTTGGAAACCCTAGAAcctttcctcttcttcttcttctttcgtCCTGCTGCTGGCTTCCGCTTCGCCACGTGGTTCTTTGTGGTCTTTCTGGCGCGAATCGGGGCAAAATCATCCGAATCGACGTCATCTTCTTCaaattcctcctcctcttcatcttcatctgtctcctcttcctcctcctcctcttcttcttcgtcgacATCCGGATCGAAATCgtggtcctcctcctcctcgtagtcgtcgtcgtcgtcgacctcCCGCTTCCGACGTCGAGATCCCGGCGGCTTCCTCTTGCGGTTTACCTTCGGGGGCCGCTTGGGGCGCGGCGTCGTCTCGAGCTCCAAATCGTCTTCGTCCTCGAGGTCCTCCTCTTCGTCCCCGACGAAATCCGCGTCAGATTCGTCCTCTGGCGGGTCCGCTTCATCCTCGTCCTCTTCCTCGTCATCGgatgcggtggcggcggcggcggcgtagtcttcctcttcctcctcctcgtcgtcgtcagcCACATACTCGTCgtcatcatcgtcgtcgtccctcCGGCGGCCGTTGAGGACGACCCTGCCGGTGCCGCCCATCCCTGCAGACGACGGAAAGGGGGAGGAATCCGAATCAGCCTAGCACCAAATCGAAATCCGCCACGCCA includes:
- the LOC102715683 gene encoding LOW QUALITY PROTEIN: uncharacterized protein LOC102715683 (The sequence of the model RefSeq protein was modified relative to this genomic sequence to represent the inferred CDS: deleted 1 base in 1 codon) encodes the protein MLAYDSDDADGDLFAGVRFALVGFDTLSNSQYRSEMVRRGGVDAGAYGVGCTHLIVHGLVYDNPICVAARKDGNKVVSELWVEHTLDLGELADADRVLYRPVRDLSGIPGSKSLCICLTGYQKNKREDIMEMANLMGAQFSKSLTHKVTHLICYKFEGEKYKVAKQENINLVNHQWMEDCLMAWEILPVHDYTKSGWELEILAAQANDSEDDEEEAGRSSSGNKHVTRSACTREIRMTTLSDPDSQVPIRGPTISSRNAEIATGGHVSTPETIKNAGGSSKKLVNSKSDIQDILTSANPDAHGSSHHPLDCKEEAPAAQVHRDEANDDVKSARSASTGAHCISNIGGSTVCSDHHVHQLTTVPAMWVNGTETIDGNCLDSTNQNNVNSALWPTPSKETFSAKTLQSSDMSGNVGQQDGGSTPDLNPAIDQSNVERKLTLHEANLRLKGNAASKNTPILSYNRRCCRKPVSLEANLRPTGSPQNFERITISPSMKSDHKISDLIDAESLRDDEVVKVVDKSGSALAQRRTSVLSSISVKPSVSSETGSANIPFPNMESASKPATVPDLSRNSTQSVILTEKEKSGPFKSNLLIYRRASLKLARPVEREKLSESSTKGKKLLRGNSLALHEAGSEKGCAVNSSAVSEVDKRNYCSSLPNVDTEMSDASLVNKTDAVAPYTEFGNVVFHQNMKAVHKEIQDTAIFSECETIPQEETSKVKNASGKRFGNVSNKSANRSIRNKDEVVSFKSDGDKVVSCENIKMQSERNCASPNSVECTLSIPEQIPYSRATNVATKNLLDASEMNTSLTLSKTQLAEKYMKKNPGCSSSNEHRKSSSEKVSQTADVEMPDAPIANSTGSMSSKSDFKEVIPPENARSCPKRHSSNTNMGGPETCSPSVVPKNRARKAVAKRKVSAVQQNSFGAEPCKNGSTFVSEFKFVYSKRASDCSRNGNQKTLGQNLQSSNENGTKDADGSFSKEAIRDRSKILQNSQARSSKRQKTAELIDVCTDDKENLPANSNIISKSKHGNDCVSSNCSIKAAGGGKDVLADHGVVEENNGGMLTMLEPRLFILSGHRLLRKEYKSILRLLKGRVCRDSHHWSFQATHFITPELRRTEKFFAAAAAGRWILKSDYLTACNETGKFLEEEPFEWHGHGLNNGDTISMDAPRKWRQLRQHTGHGAFYGMQIIIYGECISPSLDTLKRAVRAGDGTILATSPPYTRFLKPDVDFAVVSAGTPSADAWVQEFKKHNIPCISADYLVEYVCKPDHSLNKHVLFNMHDLADKSHAKLLKGQHDDVLAAGTGEATDGGDAEPTCSARGSKDRERTTLICGSEENGTGMLHMDYCCNPPL
- the LOC102715960 gene encoding uncharacterized protein LOC102715960 → MGGTGRVVLNGRRRDDDDDDDEYVADDDEEEEEEDYAAAAATASDDEEEDEDEADPPEDESDADFVGDEEEDLEDEDDLELETTPRPKRPPKVNRKRKPPGSRRRKREVDDDDDYEEEEDHDFDPDVDEEEEEEEEEETDEDEEEEEFEEDDVDSDDFAPIRARKTTKNHVAKRKPAAGRKKKKKRKGSRVSKPKAKKATTARRRRKRWAADDYEDDEEDDADFIVDDDQEEEEIHRPKKKAKAAKKTRDVTPEPDVEASTWPAVESDTSDFEFVTSDEEAADKEAPAAEPAKIKGKKGRKRWGSGSESSSDSDYVISEQELKDLEVSMPPESVLQSPTTPPRRTFLARRVGEKGKEPEEAWKQTCGICLSEEQKATIQGVLNCCAHYFCFACIMEWSKVESRCPLCKRRFTTITKSSMADLGLGSRKAVIRVEKRDQVYQPTEEEMRRWLDPYENVVCIECNRGGDDNLMLLCDICDSSAHTYCVGLGREVPEGNWYCGGCRSGGEGPSNAQTQDRVVHCRENNTNPANSSSVSFGLATPSGVFQRPPPINTQPSLQGFDLNLSPRETPDEDKREESLVSADAVSTPTGRHATLDRRRAFNRRIRILLFRPRIATNGWQNPIQHDRTIPENEQSSQSTCAPNEVNPSCSRDGSMQNQQSSSSFVQPARGLIERTYGGGSNFQQTEGAKEQLIPIVKRNLKLICAQSPLDQSDFKNVARRATHTILALSGIAHNEDFVVNTPHPLPSHCNHACDGQEPAFLMRTCCSSCFNSFVGGVVGYIAKMFT